The proteins below are encoded in one region of Halalkalicoccus jeotgali B3:
- a CDS encoding VOC family protein, with protein MPDEPTPVSADLPDSPIRLSGTDHITLIGSNEADTVAFYRDLLGMALVLRQPNLDQPEVTHLFFDTGDGRILTFFVSDDRESDPRPQRTGLGAVHHLAFSVEPERFVETKAAFDEADHHYNEFDRGAFHSIYTRDHNGLVLEFATDKFHIPDDRRAEVLATAQRVRVEAGADYVDDEHMEAALEELGLDVDPYDLPEAPTGAGYDR; from the coding sequence ATGCCCGACGAACCCACCCCCGTCAGCGCCGACCTGCCCGACAGCCCGATCCGACTCTCCGGGACCGACCACATCACGCTCATCGGCAGCAACGAGGCCGACACGGTCGCCTTCTACCGCGATCTGCTCGGAATGGCGCTCGTCCTTCGCCAGCCCAACCTCGACCAGCCCGAGGTCACGCACCTCTTTTTCGACACCGGCGACGGGCGGATACTCACCTTCTTCGTGAGCGACGACCGCGAGTCGGACCCGCGCCCGCAGCGAACGGGACTGGGCGCGGTTCACCACCTCGCATTTAGCGTCGAGCCCGAGCGCTTCGTCGAAACCAAGGCGGCGTTCGACGAGGCGGACCACCACTACAACGAGTTCGATCGGGGGGCGTTTCACTCGATCTACACCCGCGATCACAACGGATTGGTCCTCGAGTTCGCGACCGACAAGTTCCACATCCCGGACGATCGGCGCGCGGAGGTGCTCGCGACCGCCCAGCGGGTTCGGGTGGAGGCGGGCGCCGACTACGTCGACGACGAGCACATGGAAGCTGCACTGGAGGAACTGGGTCTCGACGTCGATCCCTACGACCTGCCCGAGGCCCCGACCGGCGCGGGCTACGACCGATGA
- a CDS encoding cysteine hydrolase family protein, with protein sequence MTDAVIVLDMLNDFVTGEIAAERAERIIPVLRDDLLPAARENGVRVIYANDAHRSEDTELEIWGEHAMRGTEGAAVIADLTPEEGDDVFGKRFYDAFHGTGLDEHLRSLGVDRVVVTGLHTNMCARHTSASAFFRGYDIAAPADCLDAFSAEAHENGMEYLEEVYGAEVTDAETLVGEWEEGNAGG encoded by the coding sequence ATGACCGACGCAGTGATCGTTCTGGACATGCTCAACGATTTCGTCACCGGCGAGATCGCCGCCGAGCGCGCCGAACGAATCATTCCCGTTCTGCGCGACGACCTGCTTCCTGCGGCCCGCGAAAACGGCGTGCGCGTGATCTACGCGAACGACGCCCACCGGTCCGAGGACACCGAACTCGAGATCTGGGGCGAGCACGCGATGCGGGGGACCGAGGGCGCGGCGGTGATCGCCGACCTCACACCTGAAGAGGGCGACGACGTCTTCGGGAAGCGCTTCTACGACGCCTTTCACGGAACGGGGCTCGACGAGCACCTCCGGAGCCTCGGGGTCGATCGCGTGGTCGTGACCGGCCTGCATACGAACATGTGTGCGCGCCACACCTCCGCGAGCGCCTTCTTTAGAGGGTACGACATCGCGGCCCCCGCCGATTGCCTCGACGCCTTCAGCGCCGAGGCTCACGAGAATGGTATGGAATACCTCGAGGAAGTCTACGGGGCAGAGGTCACCGACGCGGAAACGCTCGTCGGGGAGTGGGAAGAAGGAAACGCCGGCGGGTGA
- a CDS encoding flavin reductase family protein yields the protein MEIDIEELDSAYRLLAGSVIPRPIAWVSTDGNEGENLAPYSFFNVVSVAPPVVMFAPVGTGEDLKDTPRNILDTEEFVVNVVTMELAEAMNATSATVEESEFEHAGLERAEGVRVDAPRVAEAKVAFECELYDFVEIGRSSMVLGEVVYAHVAEDATTDGKVDVTKLDAVGRLSGSYYASTRDRFTMERPP from the coding sequence ATGGAGATCGATATCGAGGAACTCGACTCGGCCTATCGTCTGCTCGCCGGTTCCGTGATTCCCCGGCCGATCGCCTGGGTGAGCACAGACGGCAACGAGGGCGAGAACCTCGCGCCCTACAGTTTCTTCAACGTCGTCTCGGTGGCGCCTCCCGTGGTGATGTTCGCGCCCGTCGGGACCGGCGAGGACCTGAAGGACACGCCCCGGAACATCCTCGACACCGAGGAGTTCGTCGTCAACGTCGTGACGATGGAACTGGCCGAGGCGATGAACGCCACGAGCGCCACGGTCGAGGAAAGCGAGTTCGAGCACGCCGGATTGGAGCGCGCCGAAGGGGTTCGGGTCGACGCGCCTCGCGTGGCGGAGGCGAAGGTCGCCTTCGAGTGTGAACTCTATGATTTCGTCGAGATCGGGCGCTCGTCGATGGTGCTCGGCGAGGTCGTCTACGCGCACGTCGCCGAGGACGCGACCACCGACGGCAAGGTCGACGTGACGAAACTCGACGCCGTCGGCCGGCTCTCGGGCAGCTACTATGCGAGCACGCGCGATCGCTTCACGATGGAACGCCCGCCCTGA
- a CDS encoding glycerophosphodiester phosphodiesterase, producing the protein MKDTTSSGVDRRTVIKGAGAALGISAIASTGVSASDETTDGTDDSDSGTPATIAHRAYAGMAPENTLGAVEAATDTADMIEIDIVPTADGTVVVFHDDRLDGRDGGAKGLTDAEGYVWERPWEVVREAEVLESGETVPSLEAVLEAIPPEIGVNIEFKNPGTTEIRTGEKLCASDLAVQKDLWRPMAERALDLATAVDNEILVSSFAEAALAVTREIDPDVSVAFLFWDAIEPGLEITETYDCEALHPPWNLVKGTPFYGDDYTAPGPYESDVDLIEWSHDRGKEINVYTIQSWYPANQLAAAGVDGLITDFPDPLW; encoded by the coding sequence ATGAAGGATACGACATCGAGCGGCGTGGATCGACGGACGGTCATCAAAGGGGCGGGGGCGGCACTGGGGATCTCCGCGATCGCCAGCACCGGCGTCAGTGCCTCGGACGAGACGACCGACGGAACGGACGACTCCGATTCCGGGACGCCGGCGACGATCGCCCACCGGGCCTACGCGGGGATGGCTCCCGAGAACACCCTCGGGGCGGTCGAGGCCGCGACCGACACTGCGGACATGATCGAGATCGACATCGTGCCCACCGCAGACGGGACGGTCGTGGTCTTTCACGACGATCGGCTCGACGGGCGCGACGGCGGTGCGAAGGGGCTTACCGACGCCGAGGGCTACGTCTGGGAGCGGCCGTGGGAGGTCGTTCGCGAGGCGGAGGTCCTCGAAAGCGGCGAGACGGTCCCGTCGCTCGAGGCGGTTCTGGAGGCGATCCCTCCCGAAATCGGCGTCAATATCGAGTTCAAGAACCCCGGGACGACCGAGATCCGGACGGGCGAGAAACTCTGTGCGTCGGACCTTGCGGTCCAGAAGGACCTCTGGCGGCCGATGGCCGAGCGGGCCCTCGACCTCGCGACGGCCGTCGACAACGAGATCCTCGTCTCCTCGTTCGCGGAGGCGGCCCTCGCGGTCACCCGCGAGATCGACCCGGACGTGTCGGTCGCGTTCCTGTTCTGGGACGCCATCGAACCGGGTCTCGAGATCACCGAGACCTACGACTGCGAGGCGCTTCACCCGCCGTGGAACCTCGTCAAGGGAACGCCCTTTTACGGCGACGACTACACCGCTCCCGGACCGTACGAGTCCGACGTGGACTTGATCGAGTGGAGCCACGATCGGGGCAAGGAGATCAACGTTTACACGATCCAGTCGTGGTACCCGGCAAACCAGCTGGCCGCGGCGGGCGTCGACGGGCTGATCACCGACTTCCCCGACCCGCTCTGGTAG
- a CDS encoding DoxX family membrane protein, producing MVSDPVVPASVVSALVLQNTPFDAPLAAELFFLGRVLFGSVLAFNGLNHFLDVEAMTEYAESKGVPKPMGAVVLTGGMLVVGGVGTVLGLFRTFSVGALATFLLVATPVMHDFWAVPNVRRDREVIHFTKNATMLGAALVLLALSGVPWPYVPSF from the coding sequence ATGGTCTCAGATCCGGTCGTCCCCGCGAGTGTCGTCTCTGCGCTCGTCCTTCAGAACACCCCGTTCGACGCGCCGCTGGCCGCCGAACTGTTTTTCCTCGGCCGGGTCCTCTTCGGTAGCGTGCTCGCGTTCAACGGGTTGAACCACTTCCTCGACGTCGAGGCGATGACCGAGTACGCCGAGTCGAAGGGGGTTCCAAAGCCGATGGGTGCGGTCGTCCTCACCGGCGGGATGTTGGTGGTCGGCGGTGTCGGGACCGTTCTGGGTCTGTTCCGGACGTTCTCGGTCGGTGCGCTCGCGACGTTCCTGCTCGTGGCGACGCCGGTCATGCACGACTTCTGGGCGGTCCCGAACGTCCGACGGGATCGGGAGGTGATCCACTTTACGAAGAACGCCACCATGCTCGGGGCGGCGCTCGTCCTGCTCGCGTTGAGCGGGGTCCCGTGGCCCTATGTGCCGTCGTTTTGA
- a CDS encoding peroxiredoxin, with amino-acid sequence MLEPGTDAPDFTLDNQHGEPVTLSDIDGPTVVYFYPRADTPGCTTEACGFRDSWDDFEERGVAVVGISDDPVSDLADFAAEYDLPFDLLSDPDGEVAAAYDSYGEKNMFGKTFDGTFRNTYVVEDGEIVAAYEGVSPDDHAEELLSDLE; translated from the coding sequence ATGCTCGAACCCGGTACCGATGCGCCCGACTTTACACTCGACAACCAGCACGGCGAACCCGTGACCCTCTCCGATATCGACGGTCCGACCGTCGTTTACTTCTACCCGCGGGCGGACACGCCCGGCTGTACCACCGAAGCCTGCGGGTTTCGCGATTCGTGGGACGACTTCGAGGAGCGCGGGGTCGCGGTGGTGGGGATCAGCGACGACCCCGTCTCGGACCTCGCGGACTTCGCCGCGGAGTACGACCTGCCCTTCGACTTGCTTTCCGATCCCGACGGCGAGGTCGCGGCGGCCTACGACTCGTACGGCGAGAAGAACATGTTCGGTAAGACCTTCGACGGCACCTTCAGGAACACCTACGTCGTCGAAGACGGCGAGATCGTCGCGGCCTACGAGGGCGTCTCGCCCGACGATCACGCCGAGGAGCTGCTTTCGGATCTAGAATGA
- a CDS encoding M14 family zinc carboxypeptidase, with amino-acid sequence MELDRRDLLKAIGGVGVLAAGGSTAALSDPETEREFGLEYLENDDLLDNRELETILYGLADRHPDRVSVEQIGESNQGRPLYSATVSKREACPDVMVIAQQHGDEGIMAEGTLAALRFLAGGDRRAERILDGVSVHVVPRVNPDGFVARQRYNVDTDAPADDEGSDIFGADNGIFAASEEGIGWDINRYNRHEWTEHELYQNFPEEYPENPVPEARAIIDRVGEVEPDWIADFHRQGEYVVDYESEFDLEAVLDEDNEEEEATDYPPDPDDPGDGDIVTGSIFWPINPDVEEGVRDRSKQVVYTMYDALSELDGTNYTRYPGGTFGGIARNGHALAGYGSVLFELSAGTLGDREFRIRQVFEAVLASAHATADGSLDDVDPEGVDELPERGDSFTV; translated from the coding sequence ATGGAACTAGACAGGCGCGATCTGCTCAAGGCGATCGGTGGGGTCGGGGTATTGGCCGCGGGCGGCTCGACGGCGGCCCTCTCGGATCCCGAAACCGAGCGGGAGTTCGGACTGGAGTACTTGGAGAACGACGACCTGCTCGACAACCGGGAGTTGGAGACGATCCTGTACGGACTGGCGGATCGACACCCCGACCGGGTGAGCGTCGAGCAGATCGGCGAGTCAAACCAGGGGCGTCCGCTGTACTCGGCGACGGTCAGTAAACGCGAGGCCTGCCCCGACGTGATGGTGATCGCCCAGCAACACGGCGACGAGGGGATCATGGCCGAGGGGACCCTTGCCGCGCTCCGATTCCTCGCCGGCGGCGACCGGCGGGCCGAGCGGATCCTCGACGGCGTCTCGGTCCACGTCGTCCCGCGGGTGAACCCCGACGGGTTCGTCGCCCGCCAACGGTACAACGTCGACACCGACGCCCCGGCCGACGACGAGGGCAGCGACATCTTCGGCGCCGACAACGGGATCTTCGCCGCCTCCGAGGAGGGGATCGGCTGGGACATCAACCGGTACAACCGCCACGAGTGGACCGAACACGAACTGTACCAGAACTTCCCGGAGGAGTACCCCGAGAACCCGGTCCCCGAGGCGCGCGCGATCATCGACCGAGTCGGGGAAGTCGAGCCCGACTGGATCGCTGACTTCCACCGGCAGGGCGAGTACGTCGTCGATTACGAGTCGGAGTTCGACCTCGAAGCCGTACTCGACGAGGACAACGAAGAGGAGGAAGCGACCGACTACCCCCCGGACCCGGACGACCCCGGCGACGGTGATATCGTCACGGGATCGATCTTCTGGCCGATCAACCCGGACGTCGAGGAAGGGGTGCGGGACCGCTCGAAGCAGGTCGTTTATACGATGTACGACGCCCTCTCGGAACTCGATGGGACGAACTACACGCGCTATCCCGGCGGGACGTTCGGCGGCATCGCGCGAAACGGCCACGCGCTGGCGGGCTACGGCAGCGTTCTGTTCGAACTCAGCGCCGGAACCCTCGGCGACCGGGAGTTCCGCATCCGGCAGGTGTTCGAGGCGGTGTTGGCGAGTGCCCACGCGACGGCCGACGGCTCGCTCGACGACGTCGATCCTGAGGGCGTGGACGAACTCCCCGAACGCGGCGATTCGTTCACCGTCTGA
- a CDS encoding winged helix-turn-helix transcriptional regulator: MSSGTRYGDSACTVIDSLERIGSQWRLIVLHDLQGGEKRFNELKRSTGASSRTLSRVLDDLGELGFVHRRVEEDAPIATYYSLTEKGESLEPVFDEIERWAEEWL; this comes from the coding sequence ATGTCATCGGGGACACGCTACGGGGACTCCGCCTGTACGGTGATCGACTCGCTCGAACGGATCGGCTCGCAGTGGCGACTGATCGTGCTGCACGACCTCCAGGGGGGCGAAAAGCGGTTCAACGAGCTCAAGCGCTCGACGGGCGCGTCCTCCCGGACCCTCTCGCGGGTGCTCGACGATCTCGGGGAGTTGGGGTTCGTCCACCGCCGGGTCGAAGAGGACGCACCGATCGCGACCTACTACAGCCTCACCGAGAAGGGCGAATCCCTCGAACCGGTGTTCGATGAGATCGAACGCTGGGCCGAGGAGTGGCTCTGA
- a CDS encoding ATP-dependent DNA helicase, with product MPAWQEIFGHDEPYESQAEGIETAVETAEQQGFTVLEGACGTGKTMLALTAGIDRVRDPDSDYERVVVLTSVKQQLRQFETDLETINANLPADWNPISGLTLVGKADVCPYSRENAGGIDRENVYDRCETLREKTRTLVGDGGATSASALTAQARSQQIGLADSTSEPGGGEFLETAGEPTPYPSSLPEYEDGGETEFCPFYAQYLDDLPDDGDAIEAVPFDLTEQGHLTPEELVGLAASSGTCPHSIMGALIPEVDVVVGNYYHAFDPLTTGSFTGALLDDATFLICDEAHMLEPRVRDLVSDGVADTTLRDAENELTRVIQAAEMGERAPADGDATADTRLVREELEDSDVTLAECKELRAFLADLREELDRRVEAHLDREQPGWKAALTALSDDELPLRDPETPGPDAITEWAEEAGYDGGTWVRAQSVGAIVERILDTAEDEERTRAAPAVGRLLGSWYRADHERYFREIELERTWNELEPEDSWKRAYSARLSLFNCVPSDAIGERLAEFGGGVLMSATLEPLDVFREVTGLDTLAEEGRPVVERTFPLEFPTENRASFAVDAPKFTYGNRGSPTEGGSTRRLYGDLLVEVAASPGNVLVGMPNYAEATWAAGELESRVEKPVLLDESSGDGETEELKHAFFAGEDKVLVTSLRGTLTEGVDYSGDRLSAAVICGVPIINTASPRTKAVRTAYNRAFGDGFEYALTVPAVRKARQAIGRVIRGPEEVGVRVLLDARYARESWDGVRKHFPDSEREEFQPVSSDMLGFGLERFWKRH from the coding sequence ATGCCCGCTTGGCAGGAGATCTTCGGTCACGACGAGCCCTACGAGAGCCAAGCGGAGGGTATCGAAACCGCGGTCGAAACCGCCGAACAGCAGGGGTTTACCGTTCTCGAAGGGGCCTGCGGAACGGGCAAGACGATGCTCGCGCTCACCGCCGGGATCGACCGGGTTCGCGATCCCGACAGCGACTACGAGCGGGTCGTCGTTCTCACGAGCGTCAAACAGCAACTGCGTCAGTTCGAGACGGATCTGGAGACGATCAACGCGAACCTGCCCGCCGACTGGAATCCGATCTCGGGGCTCACCTTGGTCGGGAAGGCCGACGTCTGTCCCTATAGCCGCGAGAACGCGGGCGGCATCGATCGCGAGAACGTCTACGACCGGTGTGAAACCCTACGCGAGAAAACCCGCACGCTCGTCGGCGACGGCGGAGCCACGAGCGCGAGCGCGCTCACCGCCCAAGCGCGAAGCCAGCAGATCGGACTCGCCGACAGCACAAGCGAGCCCGGGGGCGGGGAGTTCCTCGAAACCGCGGGCGAGCCGACGCCGTATCCCTCGTCGCTTCCCGAGTACGAAGACGGTGGTGAGACCGAGTTCTGTCCCTTCTACGCGCAGTACCTCGACGACCTCCCTGACGACGGCGACGCGATCGAGGCGGTTCCCTTCGACCTCACCGAACAGGGACACCTGACACCCGAGGAGCTGGTGGGGCTGGCGGCTTCCTCCGGCACCTGTCCGCACTCGATCATGGGTGCGCTCATCCCCGAGGTCGACGTCGTCGTGGGCAACTACTACCACGCGTTCGACCCACTCACCACGGGATCGTTCACCGGGGCGTTGCTCGACGACGCTACCTTTTTGATCTGCGACGAGGCCCATATGCTCGAACCGCGCGTTCGGGATCTGGTCAGCGATGGGGTGGCCGACACGACCCTTCGGGACGCCGAGAACGAGCTCACGCGCGTGATTCAGGCCGCGGAAATGGGAGAGCGAGCCCCAGCGGACGGCGATGCGACGGCCGACACCCGGCTCGTCCGCGAGGAGCTCGAAGACAGCGACGTTACGCTCGCCGAGTGCAAGGAACTACGGGCGTTTCTCGCCGACCTTCGCGAGGAGCTCGACCGACGGGTCGAGGCGCACCTCGATCGCGAACAGCCGGGATGGAAGGCCGCCCTCACCGCTCTCTCGGACGACGAACTCCCGCTTCGTGACCCCGAGACACCGGGTCCCGACGCGATCACCGAGTGGGCCGAGGAGGCGGGCTACGACGGCGGGACGTGGGTGCGCGCCCAGTCAGTTGGCGCGATCGTCGAGCGGATCCTCGACACTGCGGAGGACGAGGAGCGAACGCGAGCGGCCCCGGCGGTCGGCAGACTGCTCGGGAGCTGGTACCGGGCCGACCACGAGCGGTACTTCCGTGAGATCGAACTGGAGCGGACGTGGAACGAACTCGAACCCGAGGACTCCTGGAAACGGGCCTACTCCGCTAGACTGTCGCTCTTCAACTGTGTGCCCAGCGACGCCATCGGCGAGCGCCTCGCGGAGTTCGGCGGCGGGGTGTTGATGAGCGCGACCCTCGAACCCCTCGACGTTTTCCGCGAGGTCACCGGATTAGACACGCTCGCCGAGGAGGGCCGCCCGGTCGTCGAGCGCACGTTTCCGTTGGAGTTCCCCACGGAGAACCGCGCGAGTTTCGCGGTGGACGCCCCGAAGTTCACCTATGGGAACCGCGGGAGTCCCACGGAGGGGGGCTCGACGCGTCGGCTCTACGGCGACCTCCTCGTGGAGGTCGCGGCGAGTCCGGGCAACGTGCTCGTCGGGATGCCCAACTACGCGGAGGCGACGTGGGCCGCCGGAGAACTCGAATCACGGGTCGAAAAGCCCGTCTTGCTCGACGAGAGTTCGGGCGACGGCGAAACCGAGGAGCTCAAGCACGCCTTTTTCGCCGGCGAGGACAAAGTGCTCGTGACGAGCCTTCGGGGTACCCTTACCGAGGGGGTCGATTACAGCGGGGATCGCCTCTCGGCGGCCGTGATCTGTGGCGTCCCGATCATCAACACCGCGAGCCCGCGCACCAAAGCCGTCAGAACAGCCTACAACCGCGCGTTCGGCGACGGCTTCGAATACGCACTGACGGTCCCGGCGGTGCGCAAGGCCCGCCAGGCGATCGGGCGGGTGATCCGCGGGCCGGAGGAGGTCGGCGTGCGCGTGTTGCTCGACGCCCGCTATGCCCGTGAATCGTGGGACGGTGTGCGAAAGCACTTCCCCGACAGCGAGCGCGAGGAGTTCCAGCCGGTGAGTTCGGACATGCTCGGGTTCGGTCTCGAACGGTTCTGGAAGCGCCACTGA
- a CDS encoding DUF6663 family protein produces MQPTTSGTYRVLDDPRGEWLLVDRETTETIAATGGDLAAGNLIDATVEWDDGDARLHDFEVIAGTRLHFRREVTDLFEVARELCRSARAQDEGVIGETTYDTDNRPNGAVYVFAEQSGARDVWDELRTGAIPLEPLIDRLGDFSPEPYEIFVLDPVDEPFVVVYLVPDPESVLAETVRETYL; encoded by the coding sequence ATGCAGCCGACGACCAGCGGGACCTACCGGGTGCTCGACGACCCCCGCGGGGAGTGGTTGCTCGTCGACCGCGAGACGACCGAGACGATCGCCGCGACCGGCGGGGACCTCGCGGCGGGCAACCTGATCGATGCGACCGTCGAGTGGGACGACGGTGACGCCCGCCTCCACGACTTCGAGGTCATCGCGGGGACCCGACTGCACTTCCGTCGGGAGGTGACGGACCTCTTCGAGGTCGCACGCGAACTCTGTCGGAGCGCCCGGGCCCAGGACGAGGGCGTGATCGGGGAGACGACCTACGACACCGACAACCGACCGAACGGGGCGGTCTACGTCTTCGCTGAGCAGTCGGGCGCGCGCGACGTTTGGGACGAACTACGGACCGGGGCGATCCCGCTGGAACCGCTGATCGACCGGCTGGGCGACTTCTCGCCCGAGCCCTACGAGATATTCGTCCTCGACCCCGTCGACGAGCCGTTCGTCGTCGTCTACCTCGTTCCCGATCCCGAGTCGGTGCTCGCCGAGACCGTTCGGGAGACCTACCTGTGA
- the ggt gene encoding gamma-glutamyltransferase, translated as MADNTNQNRARNLSRRGFLGGIAASTALPLVSGAASAQEEVCGSAGVDCGAVATGSDGMVVSVSPAASEVGAQVLREGGNAVDAAVAVQFALNVTQPHSSGIGGGGFMLYYDAADDSVEIVNSRERAPAGADPEMFLEDGEPIPFDERHTHGNAVGVPGTASGLGHAAERYGSRSIDELIDPAIDLAEETEVDGVLAEEIAANEWKFNDAAREVFLDEGEPLAEGDTLSQPDLADTLRLLRDRGIREFYEGEIAAALAETVQDAGGSMSMEDLCRYEATIDEPVQGCYRGANIYSMPPPSSGGLTVIQILNLLSGFDLGENYDIQSGTKYHLLAEAMRLAYADRGEYMGDPEFVDVPMEGLLDPAYVSERRGLIGPDSLNEDPQPGDPWAYQSGNAASMTQETPRALGHTTHFTVADSEGNLVSYTTTIEQLFGSGIMVPGYGFMLNNELTDFDAEPGGANGVEPNKRPLSSMSPTIMTRGGEPYLTVGSPGGPTIITSVAQTILHHLEYGLEPIDALDEPSIYAPDSPEITLWEEAIPEAAREEAADLGNEWSDEPGPIGNVNALKVDDGYEGAADQTRDGLAVGLNEE; from the coding sequence ATGGCAGATAATACCAATCAGAACAGAGCACGGAATCTGAGCCGCCGGGGGTTCCTCGGGGGTATCGCGGCGAGTACGGCCCTCCCGCTCGTCTCCGGCGCTGCGAGCGCACAGGAGGAGGTCTGCGGGTCGGCGGGCGTCGACTGTGGAGCGGTAGCCACCGGAAGCGACGGGATGGTCGTCTCGGTCAGCCCGGCCGCAAGCGAGGTCGGCGCACAGGTCCTCAGGGAGGGCGGGAACGCCGTCGACGCCGCGGTCGCGGTCCAGTTCGCGCTCAACGTCACTCAGCCCCATTCCTCGGGGATCGGCGGCGGCGGGTTCATGCTGTACTACGACGCCGCCGACGACAGCGTCGAGATCGTCAACAGCCGCGAACGGGCGCCGGCCGGCGCGGATCCGGAGATGTTCCTCGAGGACGGCGAGCCGATCCCCTTCGACGAACGGCACACCCACGGAAACGCCGTCGGGGTGCCGGGTACCGCGAGCGGGCTCGGACACGCCGCCGAGCGCTACGGGTCGCGCTCCATCGACGAGCTGATCGACCCTGCGATCGACCTCGCGGAGGAAACCGAGGTCGACGGCGTTCTCGCAGAGGAGATCGCGGCAAACGAGTGGAAGTTCAACGACGCCGCCCGCGAGGTGTTCCTCGACGAGGGCGAACCGCTCGCCGAGGGCGACACCCTCTCCCAGCCCGATCTGGCGGACACCCTCAGACTGCTGCGCGACCGGGGGATCCGCGAGTTCTACGAGGGCGAGATCGCCGCGGCGCTTGCCGAGACGGTCCAGGACGCAGGCGGCAGCATGAGTATGGAGGACCTCTGTCGGTACGAGGCCACCATCGACGAGCCCGTACAGGGCTGTTATCGCGGCGCGAACATCTACTCGATGCCCCCGCCGAGTTCCGGCGGTCTGACCGTCATCCAGATCCTCAACCTGCTCTCGGGGTTCGATCTGGGCGAGAACTACGACATCCAGTCGGGCACGAAGTACCACCTGCTCGCCGAGGCGATGCGCCTTGCCTACGCGGATCGGGGCGAGTACATGGGCGATCCCGAGTTCGTCGACGTGCCCATGGAGGGGCTGCTCGATCCCGCCTACGTTTCCGAGCGCCGCGGGCTGATCGGTCCCGACTCGCTCAACGAGGATCCCCAACCGGGCGACCCGTGGGCCTACCAGTCCGGGAACGCGGCCTCGATGACCCAGGAGACGCCCCGGGCGCTCGGCCACACGACCCACTTCACGGTCGCTGACTCGGAGGGTAACCTCGTCTCCTATACCACCACGATCGAACAGCTGTTCGGCTCGGGGATCATGGTCCCCGGGTACGGCTTCATGCTCAACAACGAACTGACCGACTTCGACGCCGAGCCCGGCGGCGCGAACGGTGTCGAGCCGAACAAACGGCCACTGTCGAGCATGAGCCCGACGATCATGACCCGCGGCGGCGAGCCCTACCTTACCGTCGGCTCGCCCGGCGGGCCGACGATCATCACCTCGGTCGCCCAGACGATCCTCCATCACCTGGAGTACGGTCTCGAACCCATCGACGCGCTCGACGAACCGAGCATCTACGCGCCGGACTCCCCGGAGATCACACTCTGGGAGGAAGCGATCCCCGAGGCGGCCCGCGAGGAGGCCGCCGACCTCGGCAACGAGTGGAGCGACGAACCGGGTCCCATCGGTAACGTCAACGCGCTCAAGGTCGACGACGGCTACGAGGGTGCGGCCGACCAGACGCGCGATGGCCTCGCCGTCGGTCTGAACGAGGAGTAA
- a CDS encoding SRPBCC family protein yields the protein MDRLVRTALTGPPPIDIDRKIDAPAEDVWELLVDTRRWPDWGPSITDVECRERRVRTGSRGRVRLIGDTWIPFEITYCEAYRWTWEVAGIPATGHRVEPHNGCCRAVFEVPLLAAGYAPVCWLALSRIAAAVE from the coding sequence ATGGACCGACTCGTCCGAACGGCCCTGACCGGCCCCCCGCCCATCGATATCGACCGGAAGATCGACGCCCCCGCCGAGGACGTCTGGGAACTGCTCGTCGACACGCGTCGCTGGCCCGACTGGGGCCCCTCGATCACGGACGTCGAGTGTCGCGAGCGCAGGGTCCGAACCGGTTCGAGGGGGCGTGTGCGGCTGATCGGTGACACCTGGATCCCCTTCGAGATCACCTACTGTGAGGCGTACCGCTGGACCTGGGAGGTCGCGGGGATCCCGGCGACAGGGCATCGCGTCGAACCGCACAACGGGTGCTGTCGGGCGGTCTTCGAGGTCCCTCTACTGGCGGCGGGCTATGCGCCGGTCTGTTGGCTCGCGCTCTCGCGGATCGCCGCGGCCGTCGAGTAG